The Planctomycetota bacterium genome has a segment encoding these proteins:
- a CDS encoding PepSY domain-containing protein, with protein MSNNTTLISEEDAIKAALQRVGVDVLGVRFDEPDTQWDVFVQSGDQAYEVEVDARNGEVVAVEEEDIEEIRAELSGSLLHEGVDGDVDD; from the coding sequence ATGTCGAACAACACCACGTTGATCAGCGAGGAAGATGCGATCAAGGCCGCCCTACAGCGCGTGGGTGTTGATGTTCTTGGAGTCCGCTTCGATGAGCCAGACACGCAGTGGGATGTGTTTGTTCAGTCCGGCGACCAAGCCTACGAAGTGGAAGTTGACGCCCGAAACGGTGAAGTCGTCGCGGTTGAAGAGGAAGACATCGAAGAGATTCGAGCTGAACTGTCCGGCAGCCTTTTGCACGAAGGCGTCGATGGCGATGTAGACGACTAA